In Bradyrhizobium sp. WBOS07, the genomic window ACCTACATTCCCTTCGGCATACCGTCGCTGATGGGCAATCCGACGCGCTATGGCGTCAACACGACCAGCGTGTATGTCATGGACACCGCGAACTGGCAGGACACGGTCATCGTCAACGGCGGCGTGCGCTACGACGGCTACAGCCAGAGCGCGTCGAACAACGGTCCGCAATATGTGAAGCAGAGCTCCGATCTGGTGAACTACAACGTCGGGCTGGTCTACAAGCCGATGTCGATCGGCAGCATCTATGGCGCCTACGCAACCTCGGCCAATCCGTTCGGCTCGGAGCTCGACGCGACCGGCACCGAGTACGGCGGCGTTCCCGCCAACTCGACCATCTTGCTCGGGCCCGAGCGCAACAAGGCGATCGAACTCGGCACCAAATGGGAGCTTGCCGATCGCCACCTGCTGGTCACCGGTGCGCTGTTCCAGACCACCAAGGACAACGCGCGCGAGACCGTCAACGGTCTGCTGACCTCGGGCGCTGCCTACAGGATCCAGGGCATCGACATCGAAGCCGAGGGCAAGATCACCGATCGCTGGAGCATCTTCGGCGGCCTGGTGCTGATGCAGTCCAAGGTCACGCAGAGCGGCGTTGCTTCGAATCTCGGGCTGCAACTGGCCAACATTGCCCATCAATCGTTCAGCATGCTGACCAAGTACAAGTTCGACGACGGCTGGGAGCTTGGCGGCCAGGCGGTGTACCGTTCCAAGGTCTATGGCGGCACGTTCGCGGCCAACACCAACGAGCTGCCGAGCTATTGGCGCTTCGATGCGTTCGTCGAGAAGAAGATCGACAAGAACTGGACCATGAAGTTCTACGCGCAGAACCTGACCAACAAGCTCTATTACGACTCGTTCTATCGCAGCGCAGTTCCTTTCGTGGCGGTGGCGCCGGGAAGGGCGTTCTATGTCGTGACCACAGCGAAGTTCTGATCATGTTGACGTGCCTGCCAGGCGTTCTCGGCAAGGATGATGTGACGGATTTCCGCCGCATCATGGACGCCAGCGAATGGGAGGACGGGCGTTCCACCGCGGGCGCGCAGTCGGCCATGGTCAAGCGCAACGAGCAATTGCCGCCGGACAGCGAGGTCGCGCGCAAGCTCGGCAATCGCATCATCTCGGCGCTGACGTCCAATCCGCGCTTCATTGCGGCGGCTGTTCCGCTCCAGATCTTTCCGCCGCTGTTCAACCGCTATGCGGCGAGCAGCGGCCATCATTTCGGCCTGCATGTCGACAACGCGATCCGCGGCGACCGTCTGACCGGCCTGCGCATTCGCACAGACCTGTCGGTGACGCTGTTCCTCGCTGAGCCGGAAGAGTACGATGGTGGCGAACTTGTGATCGAGGACACCTACGGCTCGCACGAAGTCAAATTGCCGGCCGGCGATTGTGTGCTCTATCCCTCGACCAGCCTGCATCTCGTCACCCCCGTGACGCGGGGAACGCGGGTTGCGTCTTTCTTCTGGCTTCAGAGCATGATACGGGACGACCAAGCCCGGAGCATGATCTTCGACCTCGACACCGCGATACAGGCGCTGGTGGAACGGCTCGGGCGTGACGATCCCGAAACGGTCAAATTGACGGGTATCTATCACAACCTCATTCGCTACTGGGCCGAAGTATGAAGACCATGACCTTCCAAGCAAGCCTTGCCGCAGCCGTCATCCTGACGGCCGCTTGGCTCGCGACCCCTGTTTCCGCCCAGACGCAGACCCCGCCCTCGGCCGCAGCGCAGCAGGCATCTCAGCCGCCCGTGGCCAGCCCGTCCCCGGCGGCTGCACCACCTGCGGCTTCGACGGCGACCGCGCCGGCAGCCCCGCCCGTGGCCGCCGCGCCGGCGCCCGCAAAGTCCGAGACCTCCGCTGTGGCGCCGGCGATGAAGGAGCTCTCGCCCTGGGTCATGTTCATGTCGGCCGACGTCATCGTGAAGGCGGTGATGATCGGGCTCGCCTTCGCATCGCTGATGACCTGGACCGTCTTCATCGCCAAGTCGATCGAGCTGTCGGTTGCTTCCAGCAGGCTTCGCTCGGCCCTGAAGAAGATCGCCGAGACGCGCTCCCTGGCCGAAGCGCAGATGGCGCTCGGCCCGAAGCAGGGCGTGCTGTCGTCCTTCCTGGCGGCGGCCCTGCGCGAGGCCCGGATGTCGGCCGGCTTGTCCAGCGATGCCGGTATCAAGGAGCGCGCGGCCTCCAGCTTTTCCGAGATCGTGCGCGCCGAGGCGCGCCGTATCCGGATCGGCATGGGCGTGCTCGCGACCATCGGCTCCACGTCGCCCTTCGTCGGCCTGTTCGGCACGGTCTGGGGCATCATGAACAGCTTCATCGGCATCTCGAAGTCGCAGACCACGAACCTCGCCGTCGTCGCGCCCGGCATCGCCGAGGCGCTGCTCGCCACCGCGATCGGCCTCGTCGCGGCGATCCCCGCCGTCATCATCTACAACCACTTTTCGCGCGTGACGAAGGGCTATCTCGAGCTCGTCAGCCGCGCCTCGGGGGCGGCTGGACGGCTGCTCTCGCGCGATCTCGACCGCAGCCACGGCAGCGTGCATTCGCGCGCAGCGGAGTGAACCATGGGCGTTTCGCTCGCAGACAATGACGGCGAAGACGACGATTTCTCCGAAACGCATGACATCAACGTCACGCCTTTCATCGACGTCATCCTGGTGCTGCTGATCATCTTCATGGTCGCAGCCCCGCTCTCCACGGTCGACCTGCCGATCGATCTGCCGACGTCCAGCGCGACGCCGCAGAAGAAGCCGGACAAGCCGACCTATCTCAGCATCAAGCCCGATCTGACGCTTGCGATCGGAGAGAACCCGGTCCATCGGGCCGAGTTGATCGGGACGCTCGACGGCTTGTCGGACATGAGCAAGGATAGGTACGTGTTCCTGCGTGCCGACAAGTCGGTACCGTATGGGGAGTTGATGGGGGTCATGGAGCTGTTGCGCTCAGGCGGCTATACGCGGGTGAAGCTGGTGGCGCTGGAAGGCGCGCCGGGCGCGCCTGCGGCCGGCGCCGCCCAGCCTTGAGAAGGCCCGCTATGTCGGACGAACCCAGACCATCCCGCAAGCTCTGGATCCTGGCCGCAGTGGCGGCGCTGGCGCTGCATCTGGGCGGCGCTGCGCTCGCGCTGGCGCATCTGCGCGCCGACGACGACGGCGATGGCCTGGGTGCGAACGGCGCCGAGTTCGCCGTGGAGATGGCATCGCCCAAGGCGCCTGAGACCGATCTGCCGCCCGGGCCGGACAGCGAAGCGATGCAAGAGCAGCAGGCGCTTCCCGAGCAAAAGGCCGAGACCCAGGAGACGGAGCTTCCGAAGGATCAGCCGCAGGAGGTCGAGGATCCCGACCGCGTCGTGACCGAGAACAACGCGAAGAAGCCGACGGAAGACGATCCGAAGATTCAGGCGGTCGAAACGCCGGCCGCCGAAGCCTCGCCGAAATCGGTTGCCACGGCACGGCAGACCCTCGAGGAGGATGCGCGCGAGGCCGAGAAGGCGCTGGCGCCCGTCATCGGCATCGGCAAGGATGTCCTGAAGCTGACCGCCGATTGGAACCGCAAGATCAGCGCGCATCTGTCGCTGCACAAGATCAATCCGGAAGGCAAACATCCCAACAATCAGAAGGTCAAGGTAAGCTTCGCGATCAACCGGAAGGGCAACGTGCTGTCGGTGGATGTCGTGGAATCGTCCGGGGACGCCGCCTACGATGCGGCCGCGGTCTCGATCGTCCGCAAGTCCGATCCCATTCCGCAGCCGCCCGCCGGCTTGACCGAGGACCGGTTCGAGCGGACCGTCGATATCATCTTCACGCCGCCGGACGCGAAAAAGAAGAAGACCGCTCAGCGCCAGTAGAGCCGGATCCCGACATAGACCACGACCAGGCACGCGAAGATCAACGCCACCGGAAGCGGTCGTTTCTGGGGACCGGCGAATGCCGCCGCCCCGAAGGAAGCGGACCTCTTCGGCGCGGGTGGGGGGCGGCGGAAGGCGGTAACATTGTCCGCCGCCGGCTCGGCCGCGCGAGGGCGGACGTCGGGCGCAGTTCCCGCGCCGCCCATCTCGGCATAATAGGCCTTGTAGATCGCACCGATGGTGGCCTCGGTGGCCTCGCCCTCGCTCATCTGCGCCAGCAGGTTCTGATAGCTCGCCAGGAATTCCTGGGCCTCCGGGGGCAAAGCGGACGCCCCGTTGAGCTTGGCCATCATCTTCCAGGTGGCGAAATCGGCGCGGGCACGGGTGTCGGCGCGTCGCGCGATCAGCATATCGGCAGCTTTGACCAAGTCGACCTCTGGCCCTTCGGCTTGTGTTCGGTGTCGTTCGTCAACTACGCGTTGCCGGTCAGGAAGAGAACAGCCTGAATCACATGCCCGGTCAACGTCCGCAGTATTACTGAAATAACATCAAGATTTAGACCGAACTGGGAACCCGCAAGGGGCAGCAAGATCAATAGCCCGATCAGGATCAGCATCCCGAACGGCTCGAGCCGCGCCAGGGGCAACGCAAGCGGGCGGGGCAACAGCCCGACCGCAACGCGCCCGCCATCGAGCGGCGGGATCGGCATCATGTTGAAGACCGCCAGGATCGCGTTGATGATGAGGGCGTTCTTGAGGTTGTCGGCAACCCATTTCGCCGAGCTCGCCGGCACCAGGGGCAGTGCATGGAAGGCGAAGGCGGCGACCAGCGCCAGCAGGATGTTGGTGGCAGGCCCTGCCAGCGCCACCCAGACCATGTCGAGCCTCGGGTTGTTCAGCTTGCGGAAGTTCACCGGCACCGGCTTGGCATAGCCGAACAGGAACGGCGAATGCGCGAACAACAGCATCGCCGGCAGGATCAGGGTGCCGAACGGATCGATGTGCCTGACAGGATTGAAGCTGACCCGCCCGAGCTGCGCGGCCGTGTTGTCGCCGAGCCGGTCCGCGACGAATGCGTGCGCAGCCTCATGAAAGGTGATGGCGAGCAGCAGTGGCAGCACCCAGACGGAAAGCTCATAAAGGGAAATGTTCACGGCTCGTTGATCCCGGTTAGCCTGCGGCCTTGCAGACCAGCCGAACCGGCGGTGCAGCAGCGCTTCAGCGCAACATAGGGTGGCCGGTCCAGAAATGCCACGCTGCTGATGACGGCGGCCCCGGAGTCGCAACGCCGTCCATGCGGGCTTACGCGGGTATCGTCCCCGGATGTTGCACCAAGCCGTCATCGAGCTTCAGCCAGGCGGGCTTTTCCGCCACCCAGATGTGCTCGGTCGGCGCGAAGGCGTTGCGATCGTCGAAAACGGAGAGGGACACGCCGGCAAGCGTGCCGTTGCGCCGCCAGGCGAACAGGCGGGTGCCGCAGCGCTTGCAGAACACCCGGTCGATGTTCTCCGAGGAAGCGTAGCGCTCCGCGTCGCCGTCGACGGTCAGCGCACGCTGGTCGAACTGCGCCCTAGCGAAGAAGGGCGAGCCCATCGCCTTCTGACAGATGCGGCAATGGCAGATGCGGACGTTGAGCGGTTCGCCCTCTGCCTTGAACCGCACCGCGCCGCACAGGCATCCACCTTCCCGGATCATGATATCCTCAATAAGTTGCGCGCCCGCCCGAAATGTCGAACACCGCGCCGGTCGAGAACGCGCAGTCCTCCGAGGCCAGCCAGCTCACCATCGCGGCCAGCTCTTCCACCAGCACAAAGCGCCCCTTGGGGATCTTCGACAGCATGAAGTCGATATGCTGCTGCGTCATCTGGTCGAAGATCGCAGTCTTGGCCGCCGCCGGGGTCACCGCGTTGACGAGGATGTCGTGCGCCGCGAGCTCCTTGCCGAGCGATTTCGTCAGCGCGATCAGGCCGGCCTTGGAGGCCGAATAATGCGCCGCGTTCGGATTGCCTTCCTTGCCGGCGATCGAGGCGATGTTGACGATGCGCCCGTACTTCTGCGCGAGCATCGCGGGCACGATCGCCTTGCAGACGATGAAGGGGCCGTCGAGGTTGATGCGCAGGACCTTGCGCCATTCCTCGAGGTCGGTCTCCCAGACCGGCTTGTTGATTCCGGCGATGCCGGCATTGTTGACGAGGATGTCGATCTTGCCGAAGGCGGCCAGCGTCGCATCGCGGGCCTGCTCGACAGCCGCGGTGTCGGTGACGTCGACCTTGAACACGCGGACGTTGTCGCCGATCTCCTTTGCGGTCTTCTCGGCGAGCGCGGCATCGAAATCCCAGATCGCGACCTTGGCACCGGAGGCGACGAAACGCTCGGTGATGGCGCGGCCAAAGCCCTGCGCACCGCCCGTGACGATGGCGATGCGGCCGTTGAGATCGATCTTGTTCATGAGATCTGCTCCCGAGCGTCAGAGCATGTAGCCGCCGTCGACGACCAGATCGACGCCGGTGGTGAAGGCGCTCTCGTCGCTGCCGAGATAGACCGCCATGGACGCGATCTCCTCGGCGGTGCCGAGCCGGCCCATCTTCTGGCGGGAGATGAACATCTCCTTGCCCTGCGGTCCTTGCGCGGCGGCGCGGTCGAGCATCGAAGGGGTCTCGACGGTACCGGGGCAGATCGAGTTGCAGCGGATGCCCTTGGTGATGAAGTCGAGCGCGACCGCGCGCGACAGCAGCGACACTGCCGCCTTCGACGAGCTGTAGACATAGCGATTGGCCGGCGGCCGTAAGGCCGCGCAGGACGAGATGTTGACGATGCTGCCGCCGCCGCCCGCGATCATGTCGGGCAGGAAGGCCTTGATGGTCCGGTGCATCGATTTGACGTTGAGGTCGAACGAAAAGTCGAAATCCTCTTCCGAGCATTCCAGGATGGTGCCGTGGTGCACGAAGCCCGCCGCGTTGAGCAGGATGTCGATCTTGCCGACGCGCTTGGCAAAGGCGTTGACGTCGGCGGTGTTGCGGACGTCGAGCCTGGCGACCTCGGCGATGCCTTCCTTGGTCAGGCTCGCGATTCCGGCCTCGTTGATGTCGGTGGCGATCACGGTTGCGCCTTCGCGCGCGAATGCGATGGCGCATGCGCGCCCGATGCCTGCCGCAGCAGCCGTGACGACGGCGCGCTTACCCTTGAGGCGGTCTGCCATTTTTGTTCACTCCTTTGAAGTGGTTTCGTCATTCCGGGATGCGCCGTCGGGCGCAGGCCCGGAATCCATACTCCCGATCGCGGTTATGGATTCTCAGATGCGCAAGTGCGCATCGTAGCTCGCGACTGCGTCGCGCCCCGGAATGACAGAAGTCAGTGATTATCCCGCGCCACGCCAAACGTGCCGGCGACGTTCTGATAACGCGTGGCAAGCTCCATGCAGGCACCCGTCGACTGCTGGCCGACGGTGTTGCGGTAGATCTCCTGCCAGGGCGTCTGGTTCGGCGGATGCTTGAAGCCGCCATTGGCCCTGAGCTCGGCATGGCGCTTCTTCAGCTCCTCGTCCGAGATCATGATGTTGGCGCTGCCCTTGTTGAGGTCGATACGCACCTTGTCTCCGGTCTTCAGGATCGCAAGACCGCCATTGGCGGCGGCTTCCGGCGAAGCATTGAGGATGGAGGGCGAGCCCGACGTGCCGGACTGCCGGCCGTCGCCGATGCAGGGCAGGGACAGGATGCCGCGTTTGATCAATGCTGCCGGCGGCTGCATGTTCACGACCTCGGCGCCGCCGGGGTAGCCGATCGGACCGGTGCCGCGGATGAACAGCACGCAGTGCTCGTCAATGTCGAGCGAGGAATCGTCGATCCGCGCGTGATAGTCTTCAGGCCCTTCGAACACGATGGCGCGGCCCTCGAAGGCGTTGGGGTCCTTCGGGTTGCTGAGATAGCGGTCGCGGAATTCCTTGGAGATCACGCTGGTCTTCATGATCGCGGAATCGAACAGATTGCCCTTCAGCACCAGGAAGCCGGCATCCTTCACCAGCGGCTTGTCGTAAGCCCAGATCACGTCGTTGTCGGGCGCCGGCGCATTCTTACAGTTCTCGCCGATGCCGCGGCCGTTGACCGTGACCGCGTCCTCATGGATGCGCTTGTGCTTCATCAGTTCGCGCACCACCGCCGGCACGCCGCCGGCGCGGTGGAATTCCTCGCCGAGATAGAAGCCGGCCGGCTGCATGTTGACGAGCAGGGGCACGTCGTGGCCGACTTTCTGCCAGTCCTCGATCGAGAGCTCGACGCCGATGTGGCGGGCCAGGGCGTTGATGTGGATCGGCGCGTTGGTCGAGCCGCCGATGGCCGAGTTGATCACGATGCAGTTCTCGAACGCCTTGCGGGTCAGGATGTCCGAGGGCTTCAGGTCTTCCCAGACCATCTCGACGATGCGCTTTCCGGTCTCGTAGGCGATCTGGCCGCGCTCGCGATAGGGGGCGGGGATCGCCGCACAGCCCGGCAGCGAGAAGCCGAGCGCTTCGGCAAGCCCGTTCATGGTCGAGGCGGTGCCCATCGTGTTGCAATGGCCGACCGAGGGCGCCGAGGAGGCCACGATCTCCATGAACTCTTCATAGTCGATCTCGCCGGCCGCGAGCCGCTCGCGCGATTTCCATACGATGGTGCCGGAGCCGGTGCGCTCGCCATTGTGCCAGCCGTTCAGCATCGGGCCGCCCGACAGCACGATCGCGGGCAGGTTCACGGTGGCCGCCGCCATCATGCAGGCCGGCGTGGTCTTGTCGCAGCCGGTGGTGAGCACGACGCCGTCGAGCGGATAGCCATAGAGGATCTCGACCAGGCCGAGATAGGCGAGGTTGCGGTCGAGCGCCGCGGTCGGGCGCTTGCCGGTCTCCTGGATCGGGTGGGTCGGGAATTCCATCGCGATGCCGCCGGCTTCGCGGATGCCCTCGCGGACGCGATGGGCGAGCTCGATGTGGTGGCGGTTGCAGGGAGAGAGGTC contains:
- a CDS encoding Fe2+-dependent dioxygenase — encoded protein: MLTCLPGVLGKDDVTDFRRIMDASEWEDGRSTAGAQSAMVKRNEQLPPDSEVARKLGNRIISALTSNPRFIAAAVPLQIFPPLFNRYAASSGHHFGLHVDNAIRGDRLTGLRIRTDLSVTLFLAEPEEYDGGELVIEDTYGSHEVKLPAGDCVLYPSTSLHLVTPVTRGTRVASFFWLQSMIRDDQARSMIFDLDTAIQALVERLGRDDPETVKLTGIYHNLIRYWAEV
- the exbB gene encoding tonB-system energizer ExbB, encoding MKTMTFQASLAAAVILTAAWLATPVSAQTQTPPSAAAQQASQPPVASPSPAAAPPAASTATAPAAPPVAAAPAPAKSETSAVAPAMKELSPWVMFMSADVIVKAVMIGLAFASLMTWTVFIAKSIELSVASSRLRSALKKIAETRSLAEAQMALGPKQGVLSSFLAAALREARMSAGLSSDAGIKERAASSFSEIVRAEARRIRIGMGVLATIGSTSPFVGLFGTVWGIMNSFIGISKSQTTNLAVVAPGIAEALLATAIGLVAAIPAVIIYNHFSRVTKGYLELVSRASGAAGRLLSRDLDRSHGSVHSRAAE
- the exbD gene encoding TonB system transport protein ExbD, producing MGVSLADNDGEDDDFSETHDINVTPFIDVILVLLIIFMVAAPLSTVDLPIDLPTSSATPQKKPDKPTYLSIKPDLTLAIGENPVHRAELIGTLDGLSDMSKDRYVFLRADKSVPYGELMGVMELLRSGGYTRVKLVALEGAPGAPAAGAAQP
- a CDS encoding energy transducer TonB — its product is MSDEPRPSRKLWILAAVAALALHLGGAALALAHLRADDDGDGLGANGAEFAVEMASPKAPETDLPPGPDSEAMQEQQALPEQKAETQETELPKDQPQEVEDPDRVVTENNAKKPTEDDPKIQAVETPAAEASPKSVATARQTLEEDAREAEKALAPVIGIGKDVLKLTADWNRKISAHLSLHKINPEGKHPNNQKVKVSFAINRKGNVLSVDVVESSGDAAYDAAAVSIVRKSDPIPQPPAGLTEDRFERTVDIIFTPPDAKKKKTAQRQ
- a CDS encoding site-2 protease family protein, with product MNISLYELSVWVLPLLLAITFHEAAHAFVADRLGDNTAAQLGRVSFNPVRHIDPFGTLILPAMLLFAHSPFLFGYAKPVPVNFRKLNNPRLDMVWVALAGPATNILLALVAAFAFHALPLVPASSAKWVADNLKNALIINAILAVFNMMPIPPLDGGRVAVGLLPRPLALPLARLEPFGMLILIGLLILLPLAGSQFGLNLDVISVILRTLTGHVIQAVLFLTGNA
- a CDS encoding GFA family protein — translated: MIREGGCLCGAVRFKAEGEPLNVRICHCRICQKAMGSPFFARAQFDQRALTVDGDAERYASSENIDRVFCKRCGTRLFAWRRNGTLAGVSLSVFDDRNAFAPTEHIWVAEKPAWLKLDDGLVQHPGTIPA
- a CDS encoding SDR family NAD(P)-dependent oxidoreductase; this encodes MNKIDLNGRIAIVTGGAQGFGRAITERFVASGAKVAIWDFDAALAEKTAKEIGDNVRVFKVDVTDTAAVEQARDATLAAFGKIDILVNNAGIAGINKPVWETDLEEWRKVLRINLDGPFIVCKAIVPAMLAQKYGRIVNIASIAGKEGNPNAAHYSASKAGLIALTKSLGKELAAHDILVNAVTPAAAKTAIFDQMTQQHIDFMLSKIPKGRFVLVEELAAMVSWLASEDCAFSTGAVFDISGGRATY
- a CDS encoding SDR family oxidoreductase; amino-acid sequence: MADRLKGKRAVVTAAAAGIGRACAIAFAREGATVIATDINEAGIASLTKEGIAEVARLDVRNTADVNAFAKRVGKIDILLNAAGFVHHGTILECSEEDFDFSFDLNVKSMHRTIKAFLPDMIAGGGGSIVNISSCAALRPPANRYVYSSSKAAVSLLSRAVALDFITKGIRCNSICPGTVETPSMLDRAAAQGPQGKEMFISRQKMGRLGTAEEIASMAVYLGSDESAFTTGVDLVVDGGYML
- a CDS encoding IlvD/Edd family dehydratase translates to MTKKPTNGHAAGSNGSRRHLRSQEWFNNPHNPGMTALYMERYLNYGLTRAELQSGKPIIGIAQTGNDLSPCNRHHIELAHRVREGIREAGGIAMEFPTHPIQETGKRPTAALDRNLAYLGLVEILYGYPLDGVVLTTGCDKTTPACMMAAATVNLPAIVLSGGPMLNGWHNGERTGSGTIVWKSRERLAAGEIDYEEFMEIVASSAPSVGHCNTMGTASTMNGLAEALGFSLPGCAAIPAPYRERGQIAYETGKRIVEMVWEDLKPSDILTRKAFENCIVINSAIGGSTNAPIHINALARHIGVELSIEDWQKVGHDVPLLVNMQPAGFYLGEEFHRAGGVPAVVRELMKHKRIHEDAVTVNGRGIGENCKNAPAPDNDVIWAYDKPLVKDAGFLVLKGNLFDSAIMKTSVISKEFRDRYLSNPKDPNAFEGRAIVFEGPEDYHARIDDSSLDIDEHCVLFIRGTGPIGYPGGAEVVNMQPPAALIKRGILSLPCIGDGRQSGTSGSPSILNASPEAAANGGLAILKTGDKVRIDLNKGSANIMISDEELKKRHAELRANGGFKHPPNQTPWQEIYRNTVGQQSTGACMELATRYQNVAGTFGVARDNH